The Streptomyces subrutilus nucleotide sequence ACACGGCCAGGGCCGCCCTGGCCGTCGAGGACCACGTGGAGTACCTGGCCGAGCAGGTCGAGTCCGCCATGGCCCGCGTGCTGTCCCGGCTCCCCGCCGACGCCTTCCACGAGGACGCGCCGACCCTGCGCGACACCGAGGCCGTCGGCGACGCGCTGACCCGGATGCTGGCGGCCGAGACCGAGGCCGTCGGGATCGAGGTCTTCTCGGCCCAGCCGACCCGGATCGAGTACGCGCCCGAGGTCGCAGAGGCGATGCGCCGCCGCCGGGTCGCGGCGATCGACGCGAAGCACCGGGACGCCGTGCTGTCCTCGGTCGTGGACGCCGTCGACGACACCGTCCACCGGCTGACCTCGCGCGGGCTCGTCGAGCTCGACGACTACGAGCGCAAGGCACTCGTGAAGGACCTCACGGTCGCCTTCTACACGGGGCGCGGCGAGTAGCGCCCTCGGCGGTGCGCGAACGGGTGGCCGGAATCGACCGGACCACCCGTTCTCCCTTTGGTATGGACATGGCCAACTCCCGTCAATAGTCTGGAACTTGGTCTAGACCTGAGATCACATCCCCACGCGTGCGCACGCTCTCGCCGAACCCCCCCATGTTCAAGGAGCATCATGCGTAACCTCCGCATGCCCGGACGGGCGGGCGCCGCCGCGCTCGGCCTCGGCCTCGTCGCCGGAATCACCCTCCTCGGCGCCCCCAGTGCCAGCAGCCACGGCTACACCGACACCCCCATCAGCCGCCAGAAGCTCTGCGCCAACAAGACCGTCACCAACTGCGGCGCCATCCAGTGGGAGCCGCAGAGCGTCGAGGGCTTCAAGGGCTTCCCGGCCGCCGGGCCCGCCGACGGCAAGATATGTTCCGCCGGCCTCCCGCAGTTCGCCGAGCTCGACAACCCGCGCGGCGGGGCCTGGCCCACCACCAAGGTGACCAGCGGGCAGAGCTACGGCTTCCGGTGGCAGTTCACCGCCAACCACTCCACCACCGACTTCAAGTACTACGTCACCAAGAACGGCTGGAACGGGACCAAGGCCCTCACCCGCGCCGACCTCGACCCCCAGCCCTTCCTCACCGTCGCCTACAACGGCGCACGGCCCGCCATGACCACCGTCCACCAGGGCGCCATGCCGAGCGGCAAGACGGGCCGGCACCTGATCCTGGCCGTCTGGACCGTCAACGACACCCCGATGGCCTTCTACGCCTGCTCCGACGTTCAATTCTGACGCAACGTCAGCTAATCTCCGGCGGCATGCGGACGACAACTGCACCCGAGACCGTCGCGGAACTCGTGGCACGCCGATGGGGCGACCACAGGCCGGGGCTGAAGTACGAGGACACCGGACACACCGTCCTCAGCCACCACCGGACCGCCCAGGAGGCCGCCGCGCGCGCCGCGCTCCTCGTCGACCTCATGCCCCCGGGGGCCGAGCCGCACCTCGGGGTGCTGCTGGACAACACCCCCGAGTTCCCGTTCTGGCTCGGCGCGGCGGCCCTCGCGGGGGCCGCCGTCGCCGGGATCAACCCCACCCGGCGCGGACCCGAGCTGGCCCGCGACATCCTGCACACCGACTGCCGGATCCTGGTGACCGAGCGGGCCCACCTGCCGCTGCTGCGCGGCCTCGACCTGCCCGGCGTACGCCTCCTGGTCACGGACACCGAGGAGTACGAGGCCCTGCTCGCCCCCTACGCCGGCGCCAAGCCCGGCGAGGCGACGCTGGGGACCCCCGGCCCGGACTCCCGGCTGCTCCTCTACTTCACCTCCGGTTCCACCGGCGCCCCCAAAGCCGCCATCTGCACCCAGGGCCGGCTCGCGGCGGCCGGGTCCGCGCTGGCCCGCCGGTTCTCGGTCACCCCGCAGGACGTCCACTACGTCTGCATGCCGCTCTTCCACGGCAACGCGGTCATCGCCGACTGGCTCCCGGCGCTCGCGGGCGGGGCGTCGGCGGCGCTGCGCCGGCGCTTCTCCGCCTCCGCGTTCCTGGACGACGTACGCGCGTACGGGGCGACGTACTTCACCTACGTCGGGCGGGCCGTCCAGTACCTGCTGGCCACCGAGCCGCGTCCCGACGACCGCGAGCACTCCCTGCGGCTCGGCTTCGGCACCGAGGCCGGGGCGGTGGACGCGGCGCGCTTCGCCGAACGGTTCGGCGTCCCGCTGGTGGAGGGCTACGGGGCCACCGAGGGCGGCGCCTCCGTCCAGCAGACGCCGGACACCCCGCCGGGTGCGCTGGGCCGGGCCGGGGAGGGGACGACCTCGCGGTGATCGACCCGGAGACGGGGGCCGAGTGCCCGGCCGCGGTGCTGGACGCGGACGGACGGCTGCTGAACGGCTCGGCGGCGATCGGGGAACTGGTCAACCGCGGCCGGAGCCTGTTCGAGGGGTACTGGCGCAACCCGGACGCGGAGGCCGCCCGCACCCGGGACGGCTGGTACTGGACCGGCGACCTCTTCTTCCGCGACGCCGCGGGCTTCCTGTACTTCGCGGGCCGTACGGACGACCGACTGCGGGTCGACAGCGAGAACCTGGCCGCGGCGGTGATCGAGAACATCCTGGCGCGGTGGTCCGACGCGGCGGCGGTGGCGGTGTACGCGGTGCCGGACGAGGTCGCGGGGGACCAGGTCATGGCGGCCGTGGCCCTGCGGGCGGGGGCGCGCTTCGACCCTGAGGCGTTCGCGGCGTTCCTGGCCGCGCAGCCGGACCTGGGGACGAAGATGGCGCCGCGGTACGTCAGGATCGTGCCGGGGATGCCGGTCACCGCGACGAACAAGGTCCACCGGGTGGCCCTGCGCCGGGCCGGCTTCAGGTGCCCCGACCCGGTCTGGCACCGTTCCCGTACGGGGTCCTACCGGCCGCTGACCGAGGCCGACCTCGCGGTGCTCCTGTCGCAGTACGAAGCCCAGGCCCGAGCGACCCTCCTGGACCGCTAGCCCTGCTGCGGCCGGGTCCCGGCGGTCCTCGGGCACCTCCGCCGGTAATGGTTTTGAGCACCCCTGGGGAGCAGGTAGTATTTTCTCTGTCAGCAGGCGCCGCTAGCTCAGTTGGTTAGAGCAGCTGACTCTTAATCAGCGGGTCCGGGGTTCGAGTCCCTGGCGGCGCACCTGTCCTTCGGGCGGTTTCCGGTTCACCGGGAACCGCCCGAAGTGTTTTCCG carries:
- a CDS encoding lytic polysaccharide monooxygenase auxiliary activity family 9 protein, with translation MPGRAGAAALGLGLVAGITLLGAPSASSHGYTDTPISRQKLCANKTVTNCGAIQWEPQSVEGFKGFPAAGPADGKICSAGLPQFAELDNPRGGAWPTTKVTSGQSYGFRWQFTANHSTTDFKYYVTKNGWNGTKALTRADLDPQPFLTVAYNGARPAMTTVHQGAMPSGKTGRHLILAVWTVNDTPMAFYACSDVQF